One Saccharospirillaceae bacterium DNA segment encodes these proteins:
- a CDS encoding XdhC family protein, translating into MNGSNWHLLQQLLYWLDQGIEPWLATVLETYGSSPRPVGSLMMYHPDKGVVGSLSGGCIEQELIEQLSNSEPSCPTVIRYGGDAEQQQRLQLPCGGHLDVLLEKVDQNQQFHFQQLLLALKQRHHIGRQINLVSGELNIIDDENLPKDIQRDGDIIQHALRPHDKLLMVGAGEVARCVAEIAKNLEFDITLCDFRDEFLQGWQVDGVTVIKGMPDDLIAESFTDKHCAIIALAHDPRIDDMAMLEALNSNAFYIGAMGSLKTSTKRRERLLALDIKQKQLEKLHAPIGMDIGSKTPYEIALSIMAHVVQYRPA; encoded by the coding sequence ATGAACGGCAGTAACTGGCACCTTTTACAACAGCTTCTGTACTGGTTAGATCAGGGAATTGAACCCTGGTTAGCAACCGTACTGGAGACCTATGGCTCTTCGCCACGCCCGGTTGGTTCTCTCATGATGTATCACCCGGATAAAGGCGTCGTAGGTTCATTGTCCGGTGGTTGTATCGAGCAGGAGTTAATCGAACAGCTTTCAAACAGTGAACCAAGCTGCCCAACCGTCATTCGTTACGGCGGTGATGCCGAACAACAACAACGCCTGCAACTGCCTTGCGGCGGCCATCTCGATGTACTGCTGGAAAAAGTCGATCAAAACCAACAATTCCATTTTCAGCAATTATTGTTGGCATTAAAACAGCGTCATCATATTGGCCGTCAGATTAATTTAGTCAGCGGTGAACTCAACATCATCGATGACGAAAACCTGCCAAAAGATATACAGCGTGACGGCGATATTATTCAGCACGCATTACGGCCCCACGATAAATTATTAATGGTGGGAGCTGGTGAAGTCGCACGCTGCGTTGCTGAAATTGCAAAGAACCTCGAATTCGATATTACACTCTGTGACTTTCGCGATGAGTTTCTGCAAGGATGGCAGGTCGATGGCGTCACTGTTATTAAAGGAATGCCCGACGATCTGATTGCCGAATCTTTCACCGATAAACACTGTGCCATTATTGCACTGGCACACGATCCTCGCATCGACGATATGGCGATGTTAGAAGCACTAAACTCAAACGCTTTTTACATTGGTGCTATGGGGTCGCTGAAAACCTCCACTAAACGTCGCGAGCGGTTGCTGGCATTGGACATCAAGCAGAAACAGCTGGAAAAATTGCATGCGCCTATCGGCATGGATATCGGCAGTAAAACGCCCTACGAAATTGCTTTGTCGATAATGGCAC